From Atribacterota bacterium, one genomic window encodes:
- a CDS encoding V-type ATP synthase subunit D, with product MRLNVNPNRMELMKLKNRLSVARRGHKLLKDKLDALIQDFVRVVRENANLRRQIEREVVRAFEAQNKASLMLSEEDKALITVFSRQRLVLEVSTRRITGVRVPHFEVKVEGSAYNYGLVSTPAEIDAAFGSFFQVLTLLVKLAEVEKTIELLAVEIEKTRRRVNALEYVLIPSLEETIRYINLKLDELARSAVVSIMRIKGSLK from the coding sequence ATGAGACTGAATGTGAATCCGAACCGCATGGAGTTGATGAAGCTCAAAAATCGCCTGAGCGTGGCACGTCGGGGGCATAAGCTTCTCAAGGATAAGCTGGATGCGCTGATTCAGGATTTTGTGCGAGTAGTCCGGGAGAACGCCAATCTGCGCCGCCAGATTGAAAGAGAAGTCGTTCGAGCTTTTGAGGCGCAGAATAAGGCTTCTTTGATGCTTTCTGAAGAAGATAAAGCACTGATTACCGTTTTCTCCCGACAGCGGTTGGTGCTTGAAGTGAGTACCAGAAGAATTACTGGAGTGAGGGTTCCCCACTTCGAAGTCAAGGTGGAAGGAAGCGCCTACAACTATGGACTGGTCAGCACTCCCGCAGAAATCGATGCTGCGTTTGGCTCCTTTTTCCAGGTTTTGACGCTTCTTGTGAAGCTTGCCGAGGTGGAAAAAACCATTGAGTTACTGGCAGTGGAGATCGAGAAGACACGTCGCCGGGTCAATGCGCTCGAATATGTGCTGATACCAAGTTTGGAGGAAACCATACGATATATCAATCTTAAGCTTGACGAGCTGGCTCGCTCGGCGGTAGTGAGCATCATGCGTATCAAGGGGTCGCTGAAATGA